The Mycteria americana isolate JAX WOST 10 ecotype Jacksonville Zoo and Gardens chromosome 18, USCA_MyAme_1.0, whole genome shotgun sequence genome window below encodes:
- the KLHDC7A gene encoding kelch domain-containing protein 7A has product MPQKITLPWQSDMQLAGKLVLSAAALLFLTLAYRFYKSRSLARGKIPPADAGGGQRENAAQDGDGDGAAGLRRRRVCGEEAGSDGGDAQASGQASVPGTRRTPPRGDRSLPRGEEEEGEEMASELGLACRRVGMARRGSELGSELGSELGSKLGIKLGSEPGSKLGRSKSGSKLGSEPGSKPGIELGSELGSKLGIKLGSEPGSKLGSKLGSEPGIELGSDSGSEPGSKSGSKLGSEPGSEPGIELGSELGSKLGIKLGSEPGSKLGSKLGSEPGIEPGSDSGSEPGSKSGSKLGSEPGSEPGRKQTSKPGSEPGNELGSELGSELGSELASKPRSEPGSKPGSELASEPGSELGSNPGSEPGSKMSSYGPGDTAETLSSCGEESTLAPRTGLSPGIADAQMAGDGRAQSTEQDLASGGMSREAEGRGGTIQTLSVTSDLGLTMTASHAGSDASYSFSSVAKIQVEENYITERRAKDGAGQPVPSLKGKVYDYYVQSISQLVSKKRSLPYIPLGTSWRRGSERVNEELQRFATQEPDPSSATQDPTTSSIVPPPTGSLEISPEPPSPGRKESILQIADSPHLQLPMEGFGVTAGTPPASPRPGLVASADLFQIPPPTHLDLGNCYEVLCTAKAQKLGHLQEAAYKVMSDNYLQVLRTPSIYGRLNAGERELILRRRMKGKMYVAVADVNVQEPGLRTSRLCYYDDRGDCWHHLCHVPPEVVSRGCAMCSMFNYLFVVAGCEGTGRMQRSSNRVFCYDPLTNIWREICPLNQARPHCKLVALDGHLYAIGGECLYTVERYDPRQDRWTFTAPLPHDTFAVAHTATVCDGEIYVTGGTLRYVLLRYAAHSDSWRVSPLVSGKDRTAEMVSTNGFIYRFDLHRSTGIGVYRCGAKAKLWYECATYAMPDPSGFQCAVVGSLVHCVGRHFHIRFLADHISPHFGTKELQPFPSPHGSLLPAVLVLPEGGTAQTQV; this is encoded by the exons ATGCCCCAGAAAATAACCCTGCCCTGGCAGTCCGACATGCAGCTGGCCGGCAAGCTGGTCCTCTCCGCCGCCGCTCTGCTCTTCCTGACTTTGGCATACAGGTTTTATAAGTCCCGCTCGCTTGCCAGGGGCAAAATCCCGCCGGCCGACgcgggaggagggcagagggaaaaCGCTGCccaggatggggacggggatggtgcGGCGGGTCTGCGACGGAGGAGGGTGTGCGGTGAGGAGGCTGGGAGCGATGGTGGGGACGCACAAGCAAGCGGTCAAGCGAGCGTCCCTGGGACACGGCGCACGCCGCCCCGGGGGGACCGAAGTCTGCCaaggggtgaggaggaggaaggagaggagatggCTTCTGAACTAGGGCTGGCTTGCAGGAGAGTGGGGATGGCCAGGAGGGGAAGTGAGCTGGGAAGCGAGCTGGGAAGCGAGCTGGGAAGCAAGCTAGGAATCAAGCTGGGAAGTGAGCCAGGAAGTAAGCTGGGAA GAAGCAAGTCAGGAAGCAAGCTAGGAAGCGAGCCGGGAAGCAAGCCAGGAATTGAGCTGGGAAGTGAGCTGGGAAGCAAGCTAGGAATCAAGCTGGGAAGTGAGCCAGGAAGTAAGCTGGGAAGTAAGTTGGGAAGCGAGCCAGGAATCGAGCTGGGAAGTGATTCGGGAAGCGAGCCAGGAAGCAAGTCAGGAAGCAAGCTAGGAAGCGAGCCGGGAAGCGAGCCGGGAATTGAGCTGGGAAGTGAGCTGGGAAGCAAGCTAGGAATCAAGCTGGGAAGCGAGCCAGGAAGTAAGCTGGGAAGTAAGTTGGGAAGCGAGCCAGGAATCGAGCCGGGAAGTGATTCGGGAAGCGAGCCAGGAAGCAAGTCAGGAAGCAAGCTAGGAAGCGAGCCGGGAAGCGAGCCGGGAAGAAAGCAGACAAGCAAGCCAGGAAGTGAGCCAGGAAATGAGCTGGGAAGTGAGCTGGGAAGCGAGCTGGGAAGCGAGCTGGCAAGCAAGCCAAGAAGTGAGCCAGGAAGCAAGCCGGGAAGTGAGCTGGCAAGTGAGCCAGGAAGCGAGCTGGGAAGTAATCCAGGAAGCGAGCCAGGAAGCAAGATGAGCTCTTATGGTCCTGGGGACACGGCCGAAACACTGAGCAGCTGTGGGGAGGAGAGCACGCTTGCCCCAAGGACTGGGCTTTCCCCTGGGATTGCTGATGCCCAGATGGCAGGTGACGGACGTGCCCAAAGCACGGAGCAGGATTTGGCCAGCGGAGGCATGAGCCGGGAGGCCGAGGGGCGTGGGGGGACGATCCAGACCCTCAGTGTCACCTCGGACCTGGGGCTAACGATGACAGCGAGCCACGCAGGGTCGGATGCATCCTACTCTTTCTCCTCAGTCGCAAAGATCCAGGTGGAGGAGAACTACATCACCGAGCGGCGGGCGAAGGACGGGGCTGGGCAGCCAGTCCCCAGCCTCAAAGGCAAAGTCTATGACTACTACGTCCAGTCCATCTCCCAGTTGGTGTCAAAGAAGAGGTCTCTCCCCTACATCCCTCTGGGAACATCCTGGCGCCGCGGCTCGGAGCGGGTCAATGAAGAGCTGCAGAGATTTGCGACCCAAGAGCCGGATCCGTCTTCGGCAACACAGGATCCCACCACCTCCTCCATAGTTCCACCACCTACAGGGAGCTTGGAGATCTCCCCTGAGCCACCATCCCCTGGCCGCAAGGAGAGCATCCTCCAGATCGCTGACAgcccccacctccagctgccCATGGAGGGTTTTGGGGTCACAGCCGGCACACCACCTGCAAGCCCCCGGCCAGGGCTGGTGGCCAGTGCTGACCTCTTCCAAatcccaccacccacccacctgGACCTGGGGAACTGCTATGAGGTCCTCTGCACAGCCAAGGCACAGAAGCTTGGCCACCTCCAGGAGGCTGCCTACAAGGTGATGAGCGACAACTACCTCCAGGTGCTGAGGACACCCTCCATCTACGGCCGCCTCAACGCCGGCGAGCGGGAGCTCATCCTGCGGCGGAGGATGAAGGGGAAGATGTACGTGGCCGTGGCAGATGTCAACGTGCAGGAGCCCGGCCTCCGCACCAGCCGCCTCTGCTACTACGATGACAGAGGGGACTGCTGGCATCACCTCTGCCACGTGCCGCCGGAGGTGGTCTCCCGGGGGTGCGCCATGTGCAGCATGTTCAACTACCTCTTCGTGGTGGCCGGCTGCGAGGGCACGGGCCGGATGCAGAGATCCTCCAACCGTGTCTTCTGCTATGACCCCCTGACCAACATCTGGAGGGAAATCTGTCCCCTGAACCAGGCACGGCCACACTGCAAGCTCGTGGCCTTGGACGGCCACCTCTACGCCATTGGCGGCGAGTGCCTCTACACAGTGGAACGCTATGACCCCCGGCAGGACCGCTGGACCTTCACCGCACCCTTGCCCCACGACACCTTCGCTGTGGCTCACACGGCCACAGTGTGCGATGGGGAGATCTACGTGACGGGGGGCACCTTGCGCTATGTTCTGCTGCGTTACGCCGCCCACTCGGACAGCTGGAGGGTCAGCCCGCTCGTCAGCGGCAAGGACAGGACAGCCGAGATGGTGAGCACCAACGGCTTCATCTACCGCTTCGACCTCCACCGCAGCACGGGCATCGGCGTCTACCGCTGCGGAGCCAAGGCCAAGCTATGGTACGAGTGTGCCACCTACGCCATGCCCGACCCATCCGGCTTCCAGTGCGCCGTGGTGGGCAGCCTGGTCCACTGTGTCGGCCGGCACTTCCACATACGCTTCTTGGCCGACCACATCTCACCGCACTTTGGGACCAAGGAGCTGCAGCCCTTCCCATCACCCCACGGCAGCCTCCTCCCGGCCGTCCTGGTGCTGCCAGAGGGAGGGACGGCACAAACGCAGGTTTGA